The DNA window CCTGCGCCTGGGCGTGGTCACCGGCCGCAAAGTCGGCGAGGCCGTCGAGCGCAACCGCGCGCGCCGGCGCCTGCGGGAAGTGTACCGGCGGAACCGGCACCTTTTCGGGGGCGCGTGGGACGTGGTCCTGGTCGGCCGCCGCCCGGTGCTGGAGGCCTCCTGGGCGGATTTGTCGGCGGAACTGCTGGCCCTGGCCCGCCGGGCCGGCCTGATGAAGGAGAAGACCCTGTAGTCCGCGGGAGAAGTAAACGCAAAGACGCAAAGACGCAAAGAAACGCGAAGGGAAGAGGACCATCGGGCTGTTCTTTGCGCCTTCGCGCCTTTGCGTTAAAATCCGGACTGGCCAATTCATGAAGTATGTGCTGATCGCTTTGATTCGTTTGTACCGGGCGCTGATTTCGCCCTGGCTGGGCCCCTGCTGCCGGTTCGAGCCTTCCTGCTCGGTGTATTGCATCGAGGCGCTCCAGCGGCACGGGTTCTGGCGCGGTTCGCTGCTCGGCGCGCGCCGCCTGCTGAAATGCCACCCCTTCCATCGCGGCGGGTTCGATCCCGTCCCCGTGCCGCATGCCCTTCGTTGTCCCGGAGTTGATCGATGAAAAGAAACGACATCCTGATCCTCGTCGCCCTCTTCGCCCTCTGGCTGGCCTGGCCGTCATTCGACCGGCACGTCATCAGGAAATACTTCTTCCCCGCGCCGCCGCCGGCGGCCGTCGAGGAGGCGCCCCCGGCCGATACGGCCGCGGAACCGCCGGCCCTGGCCCCGGCCGAAGCGCCGGCGCCCGCCGCGGAAACGCCCGCCCCGGCCATCGAGGCGGCCCCGGAGCCGGAGGACGCCGGCCCGGAAAGCACGGCGACGCTGGAGGACGAGCGGGTCCGGCTGGTGCTCTCCTCGCGCGGCGCGGGCGTGGCGTCCGCCGAGCTCAAGCAGTATCCCCTGACCGCCGAGGCGGGCAGCCCGCCGGTGGTCCTGGACTTCTCCGCGCGGCGCGCGCTGGCCTACGGCGGCCTGGCGGGCCTGTCCGAGGCGGTGAATTTCACGGTGGCCTCCCAGACCGGAAACGAAGTGGTCCTGGAGCACACGGCGGCCTCGGGCCTCCAGCTTCAACGGACGCTCCAACTGGCGGATGGCTACCTCCTCAAGGTGACCGACCGGTTCGCGAACCGCGGGTCGGCGGCCCTGGCAGTCCCGGACCACTCCCTGCAGACGGGCCCGATGCCCAACCTGCCGGGCGAGTCCGCGATGAGGGGCGTGGCGAACCAGGGCGTGGACACCCTGTCCCCGGGTGGCGAGGGCGTCCAGCACTGGGGCGGGAAAGTGCCGGGCTGGTTCGACGAGGTGCGCAAGGAGAAAAACCTGCCCGGCCTCCCCGAGCGGATCGAGTGGCCGCTGGATACGGCCATGGAATGGGTCGCCGCCAAGAACAAGTACTTTGCCCAGGTCCTCGTGCCCGAGGGCGGGGCGGAAAAGGCCGTGGTCCTCGCCCGCCGCGAGGTGTCCGAGGCCGAGCGGCAGGACCCGGCCGCCAAGCCCCGCGGGGCGGTTCTCGCCGACATGGCCGTATCGGTCCAGTTTGCTGGCACCGTGCTGGCGCCGGGCGACGCCTTCACCCGGACGGTCCAGTACTACATCGGGCCGAAGAAGTTCGACGTCTTGAGCCGCCACGGGCAGCACATGGTCGACGTGATGGAGTTCGGGTTCTGGGCGGCCATCGGCAAGATCCTGCTGCAGGTCATGAACGGGATCCACCGGGTCCTGTGGCCGCATAACTACGGCATCGCGGTCATCCTGCTGACGGTCCTCATCCGCGTCGTGTTCTGGCCGATTACGCGCAAGAGCACGGAGAGCATGCGGAAGATGCAGGAGATCCAGCCGCTGGTCACCGCCGCGCGCCAGCAGTACAAGGACAGCCCGCAGAAGCAGCAGCAGGCGATCATGGCGCTCTACAAGGAGCACAAGGTCAACCCGCTGGGCGGCTGCCTGCCGATGCTTATCCAGATCCCGGTGTTCATCGCCCTCTTCGTCGTCCTGCGCAGCGCCATCGAGCTGCGATTTGCGAGCTTCCTGTGGATCCGCGACTTGAGCCAGCCGGAGAACCTGCTGGCGGGCAAACTGCCGTTCGGGTTGTCGCTGAACCTGCTGCCGATCCTCATGGCGGCGACCATGGCCTGGCAGCAGAAGCTGACGCCCTCCGGCGGCGACCCGAACCAGCAGAAGATGATGATGTTCATGCCGATCATGATGCTGGTGCTGTTCTACAATTTCGCCTCGGGCCTGTCCCTGTACTGGACGACAAACCAGTGCCTGATGATCGCGCAGCAGCTGGCGGCGCAGCGGCGCAAGAAGGCCCGGGAGGCGGCCGCGGCGGCGCGGTAGGCGAGGAGGAAGCCATGAGCGACCAGGACGCAGTCTCGCAGGTACAGGACGAGGCCCGGCAGACGCTGGGCGAGTTGCTCCGGCTGACCGGATTCGAGGCGAAGGTTGAGGCGTCGGCGCCGGAGGAGCAGGAGGTGCTCCTGCGCGTCGAGTGCGCTGACGCGGCCCAGTTGATCGGGCGGAAGGGGCAGGTCTTGGACGCCCTCCAGTTCATCCTCGGCCGCATGCTCCTGCGCAAGGCCGGCCGCGACGTGCGGTTCGTCGTGGACGTCGGCGACTACCGCGAGCGCCGCAAGGAACAGGTCCTGCGCGAGGCCATGGCCGCGATCGAGGAGGTCAAGCAGACCGGCCGCCCCGTCAAGCTGCCGGCCATGTCCGCCCACGAGCGGAGGCTGGTCCACCACCTGGCCGCCGAGACGCCCGGCTTGGAAACGTTTTCGGAACCCACCGCGGAGGACGGCCGCAAGCGCGTGGTCATCAGCCCGGTGGGGGAATCCGCGCCTCCGGCCTGAAGCGATTCCGCCCTGTAGTTCCGGCGCTCTGCCGCCGGAAAAGAAAACGGCCCGCCCCGCGAGGGGACGGGCCGTTTCGCGTATCCTGCGGATGCAGGATTAGAACTGGAACCGGCCGCCGAGGCCGAAGAACAGGTCGTCGATGTGAATGATTTCACCGTAGAGCGAGAGCTGCTCGTTCAGGTCGAACAGCACGCCGCCGGCGATGGCGACATCCGTCTCGTCTTCGCTCGCGTCGCCGACGCCTTCCCAGTCGACCTCGACATCGGAGTAGTTCATCCCGAGGAACCCGTAGGGCGTGAACTGCTCGATGGTCTTGCTGACGAGGGCCCCGACGTTGACGAACAGCCAGTCGGCGTCGACGTCATCGGTTACCTCGTAGCTGGCCATGCCGATGGTTCCGCGAAGGGCCACGTCCACGGGCAGGTCCAGGGGCAGGGTGTATTTGCCGCCGCCCTGGTACGCCAACCCGGCGTCGCCTTCGTCCGGATCGATCATGCCCAGGTCGGCAAACAGCGCCAGGCCTTCCATCACGCCGAACGTGACCCGCCCGCCGTATCCGTTGGCGTCGTCGCCCACGACCGCGCCACCCGATACGCGAATCAGGCCCGCCTCGGGCGCCGCGGCGCTGTCCGCGTACGGAAGCCCTGCAAACTGGGCCATTGCCGGCGCGGCCATGGCGCACATCATCGCGACCACGATCAACTTCTTCATGCACTTCCTCCTGGTTGGTTTGCCTCCCCACAGGCTGACAATAAAACAACCTGTGGGACTATTTTTAATCGCTATCACAACATATGGGGGGCGTCAAATATATTTTTCTGGATTTATTTTCTCCGAATCGGGCGCCATCCTCTATGGGATTGCCTCCGGAAGCTCGCGCTGATACATGTCTCCGGCGTTGCGAAACGACTGAACCGGGAGAGGGCGTGAGACGCATTTTATGGGCCTGCCTGCTCGCGGCCCTGTGGCAGGACGCGGGGGCGCAGACACTGGCCCAGCGGGTGCTGGCCGCGTACGACGCCGTACACAGCGTCAGCTGCGAGGTGCGCCGGGACACGGAAACGGCCGGCGGCAATTCCAGCCGCGCCTTGAGCCGGGTCTACTACCAGCGCCCGGACCGCCTTCACGTAGAGAACGTTACGCCCGTCAAGCGCCGCATCGTTTCCGACGGGCAGACGTTCTTCAGCTACATCGAGGGCGACCCGAAAGGATTCTCCCGGCCGGTTTCGCAACTCAACGAGGAGATGACGATCCAGCTCCGCAAAGTCCCCGGCACGGCGATGGATCACCTGATGAAAATCGGTGATGCCGCTGAAGCGGAACTGCCCGCCGCCGGGGAGTTCCCGGTTCGCCGCGGATACGAGGTCGGCCGGCTGTTCGTGGTTCTTTCCGCCGATCCCGAGGGCCGCCTCGCCCGGATCGAGTTCTTCGATTCCCCGGAGATGAACAACCGGACCGCCCAGTACGAGTACAGCGCGTTCCAGGAGGCCGCGGCCGGCGCCTGGATCCCGTGCCTGCACCGGGGCACGCTGTGGGCGGGCGGCGTGGAGACCCGCGAGACGGTGCGCATCGGCAACCTGATTGTCAACGGGCCGATCGCGCCGGGCCTCTTTGTCGCCGCGCCCTTTTTCAAGGGCGTCGAGTTTGTGGACGATTTCGGGAAAATCTATGAATAACGGGCGGCTCGCACGCCGCCCGCAAAAAAGCTTGCGCGCGGGATTTGTAAACGTAGAGTAGAACCTATCGGAAAGGAGAAAGCATGAAGAAGATGATCGTCGGAATGTTGATTGCGGCGTTTGTTCTGGCGGGGATGGCCCCGGTGCAGGCGGCGGATAAGGGCGCGGGCCGCGGCGGCTTCATGGGCTTCATCGCGGGCTGTTGCTTCGGCATCCGGGCCGGCGCGGCGTACAACGATGGCAAGGAAATCCACTGGCGCGAATGGATCATGCTGGTGCCGATCGTCAGCATCGTGGTGGCGATCTGGAACGGCATCGACGGCGCCAACGGCGTGACCAGCGCCGATTACGCCAAGCAGTACGGCGCGACCTACTACTAAGACCGGCCGTACCGTCATGCGTACGAGGAGGATTCCGGGTGGACGACCCGGGATCCTCCTTTTTTTTCTCGCGGCGCGGCTGGGCGC is part of the Kiritimatiellia bacterium genome and encodes:
- the rnpA gene encoding ribonuclease P protein component: MTEAAGSRRAPGAVLGRERRLIRSALFREAYDQGRRQFGRCMVLWLRSGEGAALRLGVVTGRKVGEAVERNRARRRLREVYRRNRHLFGGAWDVVLVGRRPVLEASWADLSAELLALARRAGLMKEKTL
- the yidD gene encoding membrane protein insertion efficiency factor YidD; translated protein: MKYVLIALIRLYRALISPWLGPCCRFEPSCSVYCIEALQRHGFWRGSLLGARRLLKCHPFHRGGFDPVPVPHALRCPGVDR
- the yidC gene encoding membrane protein insertase YidC, with translation MKRNDILILVALFALWLAWPSFDRHVIRKYFFPAPPPAAVEEAPPADTAAEPPALAPAEAPAPAAETPAPAIEAAPEPEDAGPESTATLEDERVRLVLSSRGAGVASAELKQYPLTAEAGSPPVVLDFSARRALAYGGLAGLSEAVNFTVASQTGNEVVLEHTAASGLQLQRTLQLADGYLLKVTDRFANRGSAALAVPDHSLQTGPMPNLPGESAMRGVANQGVDTLSPGGEGVQHWGGKVPGWFDEVRKEKNLPGLPERIEWPLDTAMEWVAAKNKYFAQVLVPEGGAEKAVVLARREVSEAERQDPAAKPRGAVLADMAVSVQFAGTVLAPGDAFTRTVQYYIGPKKFDVLSRHGQHMVDVMEFGFWAAIGKILLQVMNGIHRVLWPHNYGIAVILLTVLIRVVFWPITRKSTESMRKMQEIQPLVTAARQQYKDSPQKQQQAIMALYKEHKVNPLGGCLPMLIQIPVFIALFVVLRSAIELRFASFLWIRDLSQPENLLAGKLPFGLSLNLLPILMAATMAWQQKLTPSGGDPNQQKMMMFMPIMMLVLFYNFASGLSLYWTTNQCLMIAQQLAAQRRKKAREAAAAAR
- a CDS encoding KH domain-containing protein gives rise to the protein MSDQDAVSQVQDEARQTLGELLRLTGFEAKVEASAPEEQEVLLRVECADAAQLIGRKGQVLDALQFILGRMLLRKAGRDVRFVVDVGDYRERRKEQVLREAMAAIEEVKQTGRPVKLPAMSAHERRLVHHLAAETPGLETFSEPTAEDGRKRVVISPVGESAPPA
- a CDS encoding outer membrane beta-barrel protein; the encoded protein is MKKLIVVAMMCAMAAPAMAQFAGLPYADSAAAPEAGLIRVSGGAVVGDDANGYGGRVTFGVMEGLALFADLGMIDPDEGDAGLAYQGGGKYTLPLDLPVDVALRGTIGMASYEVTDDVDADWLFVNVGALVSKTIEQFTPYGFLGMNYSDVEVDWEGVGDASEDETDVAIAGGVLFDLNEQLSLYGEIIHIDDLFFGLGGRFQF